TTAATATTGACACCCGTCAAACAGATTCTTTCATTGGATTGCCAACCCCTGCAAATGCTCTTTTTATATTGAGTTTACCTTTGGTCTTACAATATTCTGACTCTATTATTATTCTTGAATTATTGACAAATCATTGGTTGTTGATGGGAATTACATTATTTAGTGCTTATATTTTGAATGCTGAAATACCTTTGTTTTCGTTAAAAATAAAGAAATTCAATATAACAGATAATGTTCTACAAATTGTATTTCTATCCTTGTCCCTTGTATTCTTGTTGTTTTTTGAATATCTAGGAATCCCAATGGTTATTATTTTTTATGTATTACTTTCAGTGCTAAATAATACATTTCTGAAAAAGTAATTTTTTTGAATGAGAAAAAAAACAGTCAGAAGAAGAACTACGGTAACTCGTAAATCCAAAAAAAAATCTGTATTTGTAACAAAGGTTATCCGTTATTTAAGTTGGGTTCTTGTTGGAATTTTTCTTGTTGGAATTGTATATCACTACCGAGAGGGTTTAGCATATTATTTTAGTTTCAAATCGAATAAAGTACTTTCTGAAGCGGAAGAATCCAAGCATTTTTCAGATGTTAGAAATTTTCAGGTTCTTGAAAAAAGTGAAGGTAAAACTATTGGTCTTGATGTTTCTGAATACCAGGAAAAAATTAGTTGGTCCTATGTTGATACTTTAGAACAAAAATATCCATTAGATTTCGTTTTTATTCGAGCAACGGTTGGAAATGACCGAGTTGATAGTGAATTTAAAAGAAATTGGCTTGGCGCCAAAGAGAATAAAATGATTCGTGGTGCCTATCATTATTACCGTCCTAATGAAAACTCAATCGAGCAAGCAGAACTTTTTATCCAAACGGTAACTCTTAAAAAAGGGGATTTGCCTCCAGTTTTGGACATAGAAAGACTTCCTAAAAATCAATCTATTGATAGCCTTAAAATAGGTCTGAAAAGATGGCTTACTAAAGTAGAATCACATTATAAAGTGAGACCTATCATTTATACGGGGGAAAAATATTATGATGATTTTCTAAAAGAGGAATTCAGCGATTATCTTTTTTGGATTGCCAATTATAATTTTTATCGAGAGGAAATACAAGACGAATGGTTGTTTTGGCAGTTTACAGAAAAAGCAAAGGTGCCTGGAATAAAAACTAATGTAGACATTAATATTTATAATGGTGATCTACAACAATTGCGTTTTATTACTGTGGATTAATTAATGTTTTCTTAGAATCATTGAAATAATAAACGCAAAAAACAAGATTAATAGAATAAAAAACAAAACGGAGTTTCTATTTGCAAAGTTTGTTGTCCATCCCATCCATGACGTTCTTTTTGGTGGAAGTATTCGGGTATCTTCTGGATTATAATAGAACATTCCCATTTTCCAGTTATTTGGGTCTTTACGCCATCTCTCTAATGTTTCTTTGCTGGGTTTTTGATTTTTCATTATGATTTGGGAGGTTTAAAACTCTAGTTTCTTTTTTCTTAACTCAAAATTTTGACCTAAGTACACGCGGCGAACCATTTCATCTTCTACTAATTCTTCGGGGATTCCTGCCTTTAGAATTCCTCCTTCAAACATAAGGTAGGTTTTGTCAGTGATGGCTAATGTTTCTTGAACATTATGATCCGTAATTAGGATTCCGATATTCTTGTTTTTTAATTGTGCTACAATACGCTGAATGTCTTCTACAGCTACAGGATCTACTCCGGCAAAAGGTTCGTCAAGTAATATGAATTTAGGATCAGTAGCTAAACAACGTGCAATTTCAGTACGACGACGTTCTCCTCCAGATAATAAATCTCCACGGTTGGTTCTAATGTGTTCTAAGCTAAATTCAGCAATTAGACTTTCCATTTTTGCCTCTTGTTCTGCTTTTGTATGATTTGTTAATTGAAGCACGCTCAGTATGTTGTCTTCAATACTTAATTTTCTAAAAACAGATGCTTCTTGTGCTAAATAACCAATACCTTGTTGTGCTCTTTTATACATTGGATAATCGGTGATATTTAAATCATCCAAATAAATATTTCCAGCATTGGGCTTTACTAATCCAACAATCATATAAAAAGAGGTTGTTTTTCCGGCACCGTTCGGCCCCAAAAGACCTACGATTTCTCCTTGGTTTACTTCTACCGAAATACCTTTTACAACGCTACGACCTTTATACGTTTTAATAAGATTATCTGCCCTTAATTTCATATTTTTAGCTTAACTGTTTACTTGTTTCTAAAATTTAAACGTCACAAATAAACGAATAAACGAATCAACAAATAAACCTATTAACAATTATTTAGTTTCTTCCTCTAAAGCTTCCCAAAATTCGTAAGCTCTACGCAAATGTGGAACAACGATTGTACCGCCAACTAAAGTGGCAATTCCCATCGCTTCCATCATTTCTTCTTTAGTAACACCTTCTTTGTAACTAGTTTCTAGATGATATTTCACGCAGTCATCACATCGTAAAACCGCTGAAGCTACTAATCCTAGAAGTTCTTTAGTTTTTACGTCAAGTGCTCCAGCAGCATAAGCGTTAGTATCTAAATTGAAAATTCGCTTTACAATTTTATTGTTGTCTGCTAGTAATTTTTCGTTCATTTTGGAACGATATTCATTGAATTCTTGAACTATATCAGCCATTTTCTTTCTTTTGATTACGGACTACAATTTTTGAAATTAAGATACTCGCTTCATAAATTAATAACATAGGAATAGCAACAATTGTCTGACTTACCACATCTGGAGGAGTTACAATTGCAGCAACTATAAGAATTATTATCACGGCATATTTCCAATATTTTCTCAAAAAGACTGGAGTAACCAAGCCTAATTTTGTTAAGAAATAAATGATAATAGGCAATTCAAAAAATAATCCACTAGCAACAACACTAGTTTTAACCATCCCGATATAAGAATCAATGCTAAATTGATTTTTTACAACATCACTTACTTTGAATGTAGCAAAGAAGTTAACTGACATTGGAACTACCACAAAGTATCCAAAAAGAACTCCTAAAAAGAATAATAATGAGGATACAAATATGAAAAGTTTGGCATGTTTTCTTTCTTTTTCATATAAAGCAGGGCTGATGAATTTCCATAATTCCCATAGTATGTATGGGAATCCAAGAATAAATCCTGCTAAAATACAGGTCCAAACTAATATATTTACCTGTCCTTCCATATCTGTGTTTTGGATAATAAAAGGCATATCTGTTACACAAATGCTATCAGCAAAACCAAGCGAATGTGATAAATCACAGAAAAAACGGTAGGTTACAAAATCAGCGCGAGTAGGGCCAAAAATGATTACATCAAAAATATAATCACTTATAAAAAAAGTAACTGTGGCAAGAATTAATATTGCAATTGTACTTCGAACTAATAGCCATCTTAATTCTTCAAGATGGTCTAAAAATGACATTTCGTTTAGGTTTTTCTTGCTCATTATATAATACCTTCTTTAAGAATGTCATGCAAGTGCAATACGCCTTTATATTCCATGTCATCAACAACCACTAATTGGGTTATTGAATAATCTTCCATAATATTGAATGCATCAACAACCATAGCGTTTGAAGATGTCATTTTTGGGTTTTTTGTCATAATATCTTTTGCAGTTAAATCAGTAAAGCTGTCTCTGTCATTCAGCATTCTTCTAATATCTCCATCGGTAATAATCCCGATGACTTTCTTGTTTTCTACTACTGCCGTAACTCCTAATCGTTTTTCGGAAATTTCGAAAATTACTTTTTTGATTGATGCATTTGGATCAACCATAGGTTTTAAGGAGTTTTCTAACATGTCTTTTACGCGTAGTAATAATTTTTTGCCCAAAGCACCACCTGGATGATATATAGCAAAATCTTCTGCTTTAAAATCACGCATTTCCATTAGGCAAATAGCTATTGCATCTCCCATTACCAGTTGAGCAGTTGTGCTATTTGTTGGAGCAAGGTTGTTTGGACAGGCTTCCGCATCTACAGTAGTGTTCAAAATAAAGTCAGAACCCTTAGCTAAGAAAGAAGTCATGTTTCCAGTTATTCCTATCAAGGTATTGCCAAAACGTTTCAAAAGAGGAACTAAAACTTTTATTTCTGGGCTATTCCCGCTTTTTGAAATGCAAATAATCACATCATCATTTTGAATCATTCCTAAATCACCGTGAATAGCTTCAGCTGCATGTAGGAATAAAGATGGTGTTCCAGTTGAGTTAAAAGTAGCAACCATTTTCTGAGCAATAATGGCACTTTTTCCTATTCCGGTAACAACTAATCTGCCTTTTGAGTTATAGATGCTTTGTGTAGCGTTGATGAAATTTTCATCTAAAAAATCAGTTAGTTTAGCTATTGCCTGACTTTCTGATAGAATAGTTTTTTTGGCACTAGCCAATATATTTTCTTTAGTTATCAAAACAGAATGGTTAAAATTTGTATGTGTAAAAGAAATTTGTATCTTTATGTGATGCAAATTTATACAAAATACCACATAATAAAGAATGAATTCAAACGAAATTGATATACACAAAGAATTAAAGAAGTATTTTGGTTTCAGCCAATTTAAGGGTTTGCAAGAGCAAGTTATAAAAAGCATTCTTAATAAACAGAATACTTTTGTTATTATGCCAACAGGAGGTGGAAAATCGCTCTGTTATCAGCTGCCCGCTTTAATTCAAGAAGGAACTGCTATTGTTGTTTCTCCTTTGATAGCCTTGATGAAAAATCAAGTAGATGCTATTCGAAGTTTGTCTTCGGAAAATGGTATAGCTCATGTATTAAATTCGTCTCTTACTAAAACCGAAATCGCACAAGTAAAAAAAGATATTACTTCTGGATTGACTAAATTATTATACGTTGCCCCTGAATCTTTAACAAAAGATGAATATGTTCAATTTCTTCAATCCGTGCCTATTTCCTTTGTAGCGATAGATGAAGCCCACTGTATCTCAGAATGGGGACATGATTTTAGACCTGAATACCGAAACTTAAAACATATTATTAAGCAGTTAGGCGATGTTCCCATTATTGGGCTAACCGCAACCGCAACTCCAAAAGTGCAAGAAGATATTCTGAAAAATTTAGATATGTCTGACGCAACTACTTTTAAAGCTTCTTTCAATAGACCTAATTTGTATTATGAAGTACGAACTAAAACTAAGAATATCGAATCAGATATTATTCGTTTTATAAAACAACATAAAGGCAAATCAGGAATTATATATTGTTTGAGCCGTAAGAAAGTAGAAGCTATTGCCGAAGTTTTACAGGTTAATGGCATTAGTGCTGTTCCATATCATGCCGGTTTAGATGCAAAAACACGTGCAAAACATCAAGATATGTTTCTTATGGAAGATGTTGATGTGGTAGTAGCAACAATTGCTTTTGGAATGGGTATTGATAAACCGGATGTTCGCTTTGTTATACACCATGATATTCCTAAATCATTAGAAAGTTATTATCAAGAAACGGGTCGTGCCGGTCGAGATGGAGGTGAAGGACATTGTCTGGCGTACTATTCATATAAAGATGTTGAAAAATTAGAAAAATTTATGTCAGGGAAGCCAGTTGCTGAACAAGAAATTGGTTTTGCTTTGTTACAAGAAGTTGTAGCTTATGCTGAAACTTCAATGTCTAGGCGAAAATTTTTACTGCATTATTTCGGAGAAGAATTTGATAGTGAAACTGGAGAAGGTGCTGATATGGATGATAATGTTCGTAATCCAAAAACCAAAGTGGAAGCCAAAGATCAAGTGGTTCAACTTTTGGAAGTTGTTAGGGATACGAAACATTTATATAAATCAAAAGAAGTTGTCTTTACGCTAATTGGTAGAGTCAATGCAGTTATAAAAGCACATAGAACTGATTCTCAATCCTTTTTTGGATGCGGTTCAGATCATGATGAAAAATATTGGATGGCATTACTCCGCCAAGTATTAGTTGCTGGATTTTTGACAAAAGATATTGAAACCTATGGAATTGTAAAAATCACGAAAAAAGGATTGGATTTTATCAAAAAACCAAGTTCTTTTATGATGTCTGAAGATCATGAATATAATGAATCAGAAGATGAAGCTATAGTAACCGCATCAAAATCATCAGGAACTGCCGATGAGGTTTTGATGGGAATGTTACGTGAATTGCGTAAAAA
Above is a window of Flavobacterium sp. 123 DNA encoding:
- a CDS encoding phosphatidylcholine/phosphatidylserine synthase gives rise to the protein MNIKKHIPNLITLLNLFSGCIALVFALNKDFDLAFYFVCLGIFLDFFDGFFARLFKVSSPLGLQLDSLADMVTSGVVPGVVMYQMIANSSAFPTMNSDIVFYPFLGFIITLGSCYRLANFNIDTRQTDSFIGLPTPANALFILSLPLVLQYSDSIIILELLTNHWLLMGITLFSAYILNAEIPLFSLKIKKFNITDNVLQIVFLSLSLVFLLFFEYLGIPMVIIFYVLLSVLNNTFLKK
- a CDS encoding glycoside hydrolase family 25 protein; protein product: MRKKTVRRRTTVTRKSKKKSVFVTKVIRYLSWVLVGIFLVGIVYHYREGLAYYFSFKSNKVLSEAEESKHFSDVRNFQVLEKSEGKTIGLDVSEYQEKISWSYVDTLEQKYPLDFVFIRATVGNDRVDSEFKRNWLGAKENKMIRGAYHYYRPNENSIEQAELFIQTVTLKKGDLPPVLDIERLPKNQSIDSLKIGLKRWLTKVESHYKVRPIIYTGEKYYDDFLKEEFSDYLFWIANYNFYREEIQDEWLFWQFTEKAKVPGIKTNVDINIYNGDLQQLRFITVD
- a CDS encoding DUF5808 domain-containing protein, with product MKNQKPSKETLERWRKDPNNWKMGMFYYNPEDTRILPPKRTSWMGWTTNFANRNSVLFFILLILFFAFIISMILRKH
- the lptB gene encoding LPS export ABC transporter ATP-binding protein, which encodes MKLRADNLIKTYKGRSVVKGISVEVNQGEIVGLLGPNGAGKTTSFYMIVGLVKPNAGNIYLDDLNITDYPMYKRAQQGIGYLAQEASVFRKLSIEDNILSVLQLTNHTKAEQEAKMESLIAEFSLEHIRTNRGDLLSGGERRRTEIARCLATDPKFILLDEPFAGVDPVAVEDIQRIVAQLKNKNIGILITDHNVQETLAITDKTYLMFEGGILKAGIPEELVEDEMVRRVYLGQNFELRKKKLEF
- a CDS encoding carboxymuconolactone decarboxylase family protein, with amino-acid sequence MADIVQEFNEYRSKMNEKLLADNNKIVKRIFNLDTNAYAAGALDVKTKELLGLVASAVLRCDDCVKYHLETSYKEGVTKEEMMEAMGIATLVGGTIVVPHLRRAYEFWEALEEETK
- the tatC gene encoding twin-arginine translocase subunit TatC; this translates as MSKKNLNEMSFLDHLEELRWLLVRSTIAILILATVTFFISDYIFDVIIFGPTRADFVTYRFFCDLSHSLGFADSICVTDMPFIIQNTDMEGQVNILVWTCILAGFILGFPYILWELWKFISPALYEKERKHAKLFIFVSSLLFFLGVLFGYFVVVPMSVNFFATFKVSDVVKNQFSIDSYIGMVKTSVVASGLFFELPIIIYFLTKLGLVTPVFLRKYWKYAVIIILIVAAIVTPPDVVSQTIVAIPMLLIYEASILISKIVVRNQKKENG
- a CDS encoding SIS domain-containing protein, translating into MITKENILASAKKTILSESQAIAKLTDFLDENFINATQSIYNSKGRLVVTGIGKSAIIAQKMVATFNSTGTPSLFLHAAEAIHGDLGMIQNDDVIICISKSGNSPEIKVLVPLLKRFGNTLIGITGNMTSFLAKGSDFILNTTVDAEACPNNLAPTNSTTAQLVMGDAIAICLMEMRDFKAEDFAIYHPGGALGKKLLLRVKDMLENSLKPMVDPNASIKKVIFEISEKRLGVTAVVENKKVIGIITDGDIRRMLNDRDSFTDLTAKDIMTKNPKMTSSNAMVVDAFNIMEDYSITQLVVVDDMEYKGVLHLHDILKEGII
- the recQ gene encoding DNA helicase RecQ, which gives rise to MNSNEIDIHKELKKYFGFSQFKGLQEQVIKSILNKQNTFVIMPTGGGKSLCYQLPALIQEGTAIVVSPLIALMKNQVDAIRSLSSENGIAHVLNSSLTKTEIAQVKKDITSGLTKLLYVAPESLTKDEYVQFLQSVPISFVAIDEAHCISEWGHDFRPEYRNLKHIIKQLGDVPIIGLTATATPKVQEDILKNLDMSDATTFKASFNRPNLYYEVRTKTKNIESDIIRFIKQHKGKSGIIYCLSRKKVEAIAEVLQVNGISAVPYHAGLDAKTRAKHQDMFLMEDVDVVVATIAFGMGIDKPDVRFVIHHDIPKSLESYYQETGRAGRDGGEGHCLAYYSYKDVEKLEKFMSGKPVAEQEIGFALLQEVVAYAETSMSRRKFLLHYFGEEFDSETGEGADMDDNVRNPKTKVEAKDQVVQLLEVVRDTKHLYKSKEVVFTLIGRVNAVIKAHRTDSQSFFGCGSDHDEKYWMALLRQVLVAGFLTKDIETYGIVKITKKGLDFIKKPSSFMMSEDHEYNESEDEAIVTASKSSGTADEVLMGMLRELRKKVAKKLGVPPFVVFQDPSLEDMALKYPISQEELINIHGVGEGKAKKYGTEFVALISRYVEDNDIIRPDDLVVKSTGVNSANKLYIIQNIDRKLSLDDIASAKGMKMDDLIKEMEQIVYSGTKLNIKYWIDELLDDDQQEEIHDYFMESESDKIEDALKEFDGEYDIDELRLMRIKFISEVAN